The genomic region GACATCATTGCGATTCTCGGAATTGATGAACTTTCTGAAGACGATAAACTTCTCGTCGTAAGAGCGAGAAAAATCCAACGATTCCTTTCTCAGCCGTTTTTCGTAGCCGAAGCCTTTACGAATATTCCTGGACAGTACGTAAAGCGCCAAGATACCGTTCAAGGATTTAAAGAAATTCTGGAAGGAAAACACGATGATCTTTCGGAACAAGACTTTTATCTCGTGGGAACAATTGATGAGGCTCGTGAAAAACACGAACGAACAAAAGCAGCAAGTTAATTTCTAATTTTGTCCCGCAATGCGGGATAAATTTCTAAATAATTTTTAAGCCTTAATTCCTAAACGAAAAAACATGGTCAAGTTTATAGAGCATTTTTTAAAAATTAATACTTAGAAATTAGAATTTATTTAGAAATTTCAAAATTAAAAATTTAAAATTTTTTTCATGTTCCATCTCACCATTGTCACGCCGGAAGAGACCACCTATGATGCCGAAGTAAAGATGCTGATTATTCCGGAAATCACAGGAGAAATGGGGATTCTCAAAAATCACAGACCGGTGATTGCAAAACTGAGTATTGGTCGACTCCGAATCATTCGCGAAAATGACACGGAACAGGAACTCTTTATTTCCGGAGGCTACTTTGAATTCAACAATAACACGGCGACCATTCTCGCGAATACTGCAGAAAATATTGAAGAGATTGCAGCCGAAGAAGCTCGTGCGGCACGCCAAAGAGCGGAAGAATTCTTATCACATGCTGACGATGATCTCCTTAAAGAAAAACTCGAAAATGAAATTAAGATGCATTTGATGCGTGAAAAACTCGCGCAAATTCGGGAGTCGAGGAAATAATATTTTTCATCAAAATTTGACAAGAAATTTTCCATGGAGGAAGATTCGGAGATGAAAAAAAATGCGATTTTTGTTGAACGGCTCGAAAAACCAAAAAACGCGGTGAGATGCCTCGCTTGCGGATGGAAGTGTGTTATACTTCCTGGAAAAAGTGGGCAGTGCGGAATTCGAAAAAATGTGAATGGAAAACTCTCTCTCACGACATACGGAAAACCTATTGGATGTCATCTTGATCCTATTGAAAAAAAACCATTCTTCCATTTTCTCCCCGGAACAGCGGTGTACTCTTTTGGAACGTACGGATGTAATTTTGGCTGTCTCTTCTGTCAAAACTCCGATATGTCACAGACTCCGCGTGAACTTTTTCATGATAAATATGAAGATTTACTTCAAGAAATTCCCGATTTTTCTCCTCAAAAAATTGTAAAATTTGTGAAACAAAATGCTTTTCCTTCGATTGCATATACGTACAATGAACCGACTATTTTTGCGGAATATTGGTATGATATTACGAAGCTCGCGAAAAAAGCGGGAATTCGGAATGTGCTCGTTTCGAATGGATTCTTTTCTGATGAGCTTTTTGAGAAAACCCATGATGTTTGGAGCGCTATTAATATCGATCTCAAGGGATTTTCTGATGAATTTTATCGAAATGTGTGCAAAGCCCATCTCTCACCTCTCGCAAAACCTGATCTTTCTGATCTCCCGAAAAAATATCAAAAATATGAAGAACTCGGAAGGATTTTGAAAAATATTAAAAAAACGTACGATGCGGGAATTTGGGTTGAAGTCACAACGCTCATCATCCCCGGAGAAAATGATTCTGATGAAATGTTGAGAGATGCTGCTGAATTTGTTGCGAGCGTTTCTCCGGAAATTCCTTGGCATATTTCTGCATTTCATCCGGCATGGAAAATGTTGGACACTCCTGTAACACCACGTGAGACTCTGGAAAGGGCGTATCTCATTGGGAAAAATGCAGGACTTCATTATGTGTATACAGGAAATGTCACTGCTGGCGAGGAGAATACTTTCTGTCCAAAATGTGGCAAACTGTGCATCAGTCGAAATGGGTACCAAACTCCTGAAAATAATTTGCAAAATGGAAAATGTCCGAAATGTCAGGAGAAAATTGCGGGAGTGTGGGGAGAGGAAGTAGGAAGTAGGAATTAAGAATTAAGAATTTTAAATTGTCCTCAAAATCTCCAAATGTTGCCGGCACGTTTTATCCGAAAAATCCAAAAATTTTGTCGAAAATGATTGATGATTTTTTAGAGAGTGCGAAAAAAGATTCTGTAAAAATTCCCGGAAAAATTCGTGGCATTATTGTTCCACATGCCGGATACATTTATTCCGGAGCCGTCGCCGCGTATGGATTCCTTGCACTTCAGAAAGAAGTGGAAAAACATTTCTCTGAAAAAAATCGGATTGTCCTTCTCGCACCATCGCATTTTTTTCCGTTCTCTGGAGGAATGGCAGCAGATTTTGATGCATTTGAAACTCCTCTTGGGAAAATTCCTGCTCACAATATTTTGGATGATCTTTCCGAAAAATCCCATTCCATAAAACTCGGAAATGATGCCTATGAAGAAGAACATGCTCTTGAAGTAGAGATTCCATTTCTTCAAAAAATATGCGCAAATACTTCCGCTCAAATTCTTCCAGTTCTCCTTGGCGATGCGCATCCTGAAGATATCGCTCTGGATCTCGAACATTTCACCAATGGGGAGAACACGTACTTCGTTGTTTCCTCTGATCTTTCGCACTATCATCCGGAACATATTGCCCGTGAAAAAGATCTCGCTTTTTGTGAGGCTGCTCAAAATGGGGATTTCGAAACAGTTTCGTGCGGTGAAGCCTGTGGAATTATCGGAATTCTCAGCCTGATGGACCTCGCTCAGAAAAGAAACTGGAAAACACGATGTTTGAAATATGAAAATTCTGCGCTGACTTCAGGAGATTTTTCACGGGTAGTTGGATATGGCGCATTTGCATTTTATGAAACTGCATGAATGTTTTTTCTTTAGAAGAACGGCAAGAACTCTTAAAACTTGCGAGAAATACGATTGGCGCAGAATTCAAGATTAATGCAATTCAGGATGTTTCAAAATTTACGGAAACGAAATTTCAGGAAAAACGTGGAGTTTTTGTAACGCTCGTGAAAAGCGGAAAACTCCGGGGATGCATTGGCAATATTTTGCCAGTATATCCGCTTCTTCAAGCGATCCAAAAGAATGCAATTGCGGCAGCGTTTGAAGATCCACGATTTTCAGAACTTGTTGAGTCTGAGTTCGATGAAATCAATATCGAAATTTCTGTGCTGACACTTCCTGAAATTCTTTCATTCCAAACGCCTGAAGAGCTCATAAAAAAACTCCACGTCGGAATTCACGGGGTTATTCTCAAAAAAGGATATCTTTCGGCGACGTTTCTCCCACAAGTTTGGGAAGAACTTTCAGATCCGGAGGAATTTCTCTCACATCTGGCACTGAAAGCAGGTCTTCATCCTGAGGAATGGAAAACTGGAACAATAGAGACGTACGAGGTGGAAAGTTGGGAGGAGGCGCGGATGTAATGCGTTCGAGGTGACAACTTTTTTGAGGTGAGTACAATAGAGGACGTGAAAAAATGCGGATGTAGTACAACGGCTAGTACACGGGCTTCCCAAGCCTGAGACGGGGG from Candidatus Peregrinibacteria bacterium harbors:
- the atpC gene encoding ATP synthase F1 subunit epsilon, which gives rise to MFHLTIVTPEETTYDAEVKMLIIPEITGEMGILKNHRPVIAKLSIGRLRIIRENDTEQELFISGGYFEFNNNTATILANTAENIEEIAAEEARAARQRAEEFLSHADDDLLKEKLENEIKMHLMREKLAQIRESRK
- the amrS gene encoding AmmeMemoRadiSam system radical SAM enzyme encodes the protein MKKNAIFVERLEKPKNAVRCLACGWKCVILPGKSGQCGIRKNVNGKLSLTTYGKPIGCHLDPIEKKPFFHFLPGTAVYSFGTYGCNFGCLFCQNSDMSQTPRELFHDKYEDLLQEIPDFSPQKIVKFVKQNAFPSIAYTYNEPTIFAEYWYDITKLAKKAGIRNVLVSNGFFSDELFEKTHDVWSAINIDLKGFSDEFYRNVCKAHLSPLAKPDLSDLPKKYQKYEELGRILKNIKKTYDAGIWVEVTTLIIPGENDSDEMLRDAAEFVASVSPEIPWHISAFHPAWKMLDTPVTPRETLERAYLIGKNAGLHYVYTGNVTAGEENTFCPKCGKLCISRNGYQTPENNLQNGKCPKCQEKIAGVWGEEVGSRN
- the amrB gene encoding AmmeMemoRadiSam system protein B; protein product: MSSKSPNVAGTFYPKNPKILSKMIDDFLESAKKDSVKIPGKIRGIIVPHAGYIYSGAVAAYGFLALQKEVEKHFSEKNRIVLLAPSHFFPFSGGMAADFDAFETPLGKIPAHNILDDLSEKSHSIKLGNDAYEEEHALEVEIPFLQKICANTSAQILPVLLGDAHPEDIALDLEHFTNGENTYFVVSSDLSHYHPEHIAREKDLAFCEAAQNGDFETVSCGEACGIIGILSLMDLAQKRNWKTRCLKYENSALTSGDFSRVVGYGAFAFYETA
- the amrA gene encoding AmmeMemoRadiSam system protein A, whose product is MNVFSLEERQELLKLARNTIGAEFKINAIQDVSKFTETKFQEKRGVFVTLVKSGKLRGCIGNILPVYPLLQAIQKNAIAAAFEDPRFSELVESEFDEINIEISVLTLPEILSFQTPEELIKKLHVGIHGVILKKGYLSATFLPQVWEELSDPEEFLSHLALKAGLHPEEWKTGTIETYEVESWEEARM